The genomic segment ATTAGTGAAGATAAACGGCTGGCCATTACGCATACGGCGTGCATCACGTTCCATTACGCTTAAATCTGCGCCAACAAACGGTGCTAAGTCAGTTTTATTGATCACAAGTAAATCAGAACGTGTGATACCCGGTCCGCCTTTACGTGGAATTTTCTCGCCTTGCGCCACGTCAATTACAAAGATAGTTACGTCCGCCAAGTCCGGGCTGAACGTTGCCGATAAGTTATCGCCGCCCGACTCGATAAACAAGATTTCCACATCTGGGAAACGAGCGACCATTTCGTCCACCGCTTCAAGGTTCATTGAAGCATCTTCACGGATCGCCGTATGCGGACACCCCCCCGTTTCCACGCCCATAATGCGCTCAGGAGGAAGTAAGCTGTTTTTGGTTAAAAACTCCGCATCTTCTTGGGTGTAAATATCGTTTGTGATAACAGCAACGCTATATTTGCTTGCAATTTCACGGGTTAATTTTTCGATTAACGCGGTTTTGCCCGCTCCAACAGGGCCAGCAACCCCGATTTTGATGTATTTACGCATTTTGTTGTTCCTTGTTTGATCCTAGGGCTTACGCCCTAGGCTACGCATAATTGAGCCGCGCTGCGGCTCCGTAAAATTAGCTCATATATAATCTTGTATAAAGCTGCTCGTGTTGCATCGCTCGAATATCATTCGCCAATGTTGCCGCTCCGAGCCATTCGAGGTCTGGTGTTAAGCTCTGTTCGACTGCTTCGGCTATCGGTTGGCGTAGGTTGAACAGAATATCCTGCCCGTCCATTTGGCTTAACGGGATCAATTTAACCCCGTTTGTGACTGCACCCACTGCTGCATTGTAGTAGAACGCATAGAGCGTTTCCGCCTTATCTAATTTCATTGCCTGCGCCACCATTGCAAACACGATAGGGAAATAGCCCTGACAGCGTTTTTCGACAATCGCTTGTTGAAATTCGGCTAACAACGGATGTTGTTCGTAGCGGATAAAAATTTTCAACAGACGAACACCGAGTTTATAGCTACCTTCACGGCTTTCACGGGCGATTTTGGTGGCGGCTAACTCTTGATCTAAGGCAATCAAGCAAGCCAAATCGCACTTTGCCATAGCCTCAAATGCAAGCGACAAATACGCCCCGTCATTGTAAACCCAGTTTTGCAACAACTGCGTTTGCACATATTCCTCAAGGCTGGCTTTGCTGTCCACTTTGCGCTGTTGTACGAAAGTTTCTAAACCGTTGGAGTGGTTAAAACCGCCAATAGGCAAGGTAGGATCGACCAAGTGCAACAATGCGCCGAGTTGTGTTAGTGCTTGTGCCAATTTCCATCTCCGTGATGATGATAGCCGTGATGGTCGTGGCTATGTGAATGACCGTGCCCTTGTGCGGAATTTGCCCGCAACGCTTGGCTTAAACGGCGTTCTGCTTTTTGCGGTTGGAATCCGGCCGCTTGTAGCCATTCAAACATCGGTTTGTCGTAAGGTAAAGTAACCTCATCGCCATCTAAAAACAGCGGCGAATGTTTGTTACCGATTTCATAACACGCACGTGCCATTTCCGGTAATGTTTTTGGCGAAAGCACAATCACTTCGCTCGGGACAATTTCAATGGCAATCACAAGATTATCGCTGATAAAAACGACATCATCGTGTTTCAAACGTTGCCCTTCTTTCAGTAGTCGAAACGCCACTTCACGCCCCGATTGAGAGGTTTTACGCAAAATATTGCGTTCGCTTTCATACCATTGTAATTGGACGTAATCCACCGTTTGATCCGTGATTTTGCCTTCTGCACGAAGTGCGGTCAGATTACCGATAATTTCTTCCATAATGGGAAGGATTGGGTTGAGGATTTTCATATTTCTTGTTCCATTCAGCATACTTACGTATAACGGTTATTCCGGTTTAGGATGCTTGTAACGGCATTTTTTCCCCATTTTTGGGTTGCATAAGCCAATATCACTACTTGCCAAGTTTTTGAAATCTGAACCAAAAAGTTTTTGTGCTTCTTGCTCTGATTGCGGTCGCCAAGACTGCCAAAATTTAAAACCGTTCTCTTTCCCTTGGATAAAATACATTATGCCACCCTCGCCATAAGGGGCTTGTGGTGTTTTATCGGCACAAAAGTAACTCCAAGTATAAGGTTGTTGTTGATTTTGTTGCATATCTTTATTGAA from the [Actinobacillus] rossii genome contains:
- the ureG gene encoding urease accessory protein UreG translates to MRKYIKIGVAGPVGAGKTALIEKLTREIASKYSVAVITNDIYTQEDAEFLTKNSLLPPERIMGVETGGCPHTAIREDASMNLEAVDEMVARFPDVEILFIESGGDNLSATFSPDLADVTIFVIDVAQGEKIPRKGGPGITRSDLLVINKTDLAPFVGADLSVMERDARRMRNGQPFIFTNLMKKENLDGVIGWIEKYALLKNVEEPSSLVR
- the ureF gene encoding urease accessory protein UreF, which codes for MAQALTQLGALLHLVDPTLPIGGFNHSNGLETFVQQRKVDSKASLEEYVQTQLLQNWVYNDGAYLSLAFEAMAKCDLACLIALDQELAATKIARESREGSYKLGVRLLKIFIRYEQHPLLAEFQQAIVEKRCQGYFPIVFAMVAQAMKLDKAETLYAFYYNAAVGAVTNGVKLIPLSQMDGQDILFNLRQPIAEAVEQSLTPDLEWLGAATLANDIRAMQHEQLYTRLYMS
- the ureE gene encoding urease accessory protein UreE, whose protein sequence is MKILNPILPIMEEIIGNLTALRAEGKITDQTVDYVQLQWYESERNILRKTSQSGREVAFRLLKEGQRLKHDDVVFISDNLVIAIEIVPSEVIVLSPKTLPEMARACYEIGNKHSPLFLDGDEVTLPYDKPMFEWLQAAGFQPQKAERRLSQALRANSAQGHGHSHSHDHHGYHHHGDGNWHKH